The Meriones unguiculatus strain TT.TT164.6M chromosome 19, Bangor_MerUng_6.1, whole genome shotgun sequence genomic interval actggctgttcttccagtggtcatgagttcaattcccagcaaccatatggtggctcacaaccatctataatgagatctggcatgcaggcacacatgcaggcagaatactgtataaataataaagaaataaatctttaaaaaaagaaaaaagaaaaaagcaggctgattaagccatgatgagcaagccagtaagcagctcccctccatggcctttgtATTGGCTCTTGCCTCCACATTccgttcctgccctgtttgagcttCTTCCCTGAGTTCCTTCAATAATGAGCGGTGATCTGGaagtataagtcaaataaactcttccctttcctctccaacatgcttttggtcatggtgtttcagctcagcaatagtaaccctaaccaagagaGTATATAGAATCTTTCTAGTAGTCGCTGGCCTAGAATGTCTGTACTCTGTAAGCAGGAAACACGTGGCCTGCTGCCCATTAGAACTCACTGTAGAGACCAGAAAGTCTTCTAACTGGTACAGCTTTGAGGAACTTTGGAAAACCTAGCTTAgattttctttgtgtattctaATATCCAAAGGGGGGGGGGACCAACATGTAACCTTTGAAAACCCAGGCATCAAATGTCACATTTAGTTTACCTTCTATTTTGATTTTACTGACATATTGGGGAGTGGTACAGGGaaagagagggactgggagagagagacacagagacagagagagaccgaGAAACAAGGTCGATCTTGAGCTTAggctccttctgcctcagcctgctggGCAGCTGAGGCAACGAGAGCTTCACACCTGACATATGTATGGCCTTGTTTTAAAGGGGAAAGCCACAGCACCAGCCTTGGAGTGGGTTGGCAGGCCTGTGATTCTGCTTGTGTGGGTTTTGTTCCTTGGGTTGCTTCTGGGAATGCCCTCAGTAGGCAAGTTAAAATGTACGCTTTGGGTGTGGTAcctgcctggaatcccagagTTTGCAAAGTCAGGAGGATATCAAGTTCAGGACCAGCCTATGCTATGAAGTGagaccctgttaaaaaaaaaaaaaaaaatatatatatatatatatatatatatatatatatactctattGACTTATCTTCCACTTGAAAAACAATGCTTATCTactgtagaaaaattaaaattcagaatTTTGAATTATTTCTAAAAGCAAccattgttttaaaacaaattttttttgcAACTACTCAGCCACTGAGCAACATCTCTGtgccccccacctctctctccctctttttctttcattctccccatctctctctgttttgtcTTATATCACTTCTATCATATTTTATCCTAACAAGTGTGCTCATAGTATTCCAcccttcatttttaaagatttatttattatgtataaagtatacacacacacacacacacatataatgttctgcctgcatcccagaagggcaccagatctcattataggtggttgtgagctaccatgtagttgctgggaattgaactcagaacctctggaagagcagccaatgctcttaacctctctccagccctctgcccttcatTATTAACATCCATTGCGTGACTATAATTGCTTGGTTAATATTTTTCCATTAATACACGTTTTTGGTGACTTAGGTAATGGTTTGGACTTAGCACTCATCAAACTTTTCTAGGTCACTTCACTAAAGCCATACAAATAGAAACATTGAACTGAAAAGTACAAATGTAGACAGGGTGTGGCGGCACACCCCTTtcgtcctagcactcaggaggcagaggcaggaaaatctctgtgagttcaaggctgggcGGGTCGACCCaacaagctccaggccagtcagagctcCATAGTGAGACCATGTTGCACCCTTCCCTGTGAATGTATTTCAGGTTCTTGGTATGCTGTCAACTTGTAATGTAAAATGGGGACTTACCtggagaattttttgtttttcatttttttaggtATACTTTGGATAATAATGTCCTAAGCCTGGAGCAGAGacaattttatgaagaaaatggGTTTCTCGTTATTAAAAATCTGGTGTCTGATGAGGACATTCAACGTTTTCGGTATAATACTGCTATTTATGATTTCCCAAAGAAACATGTATTACATGAATGGAATGGTAATACATGTCAAATTGACTTCTGCGTGTtcagagtttgtgtgtgtgagagagagagatgtgtgtcTGGGATTGTTGTGTGTGAGTCCCAGCacaggcatgtggaggtcagcagACCGCCTTGCAGcaagctctctccttcctctctcgtGTCTGCCCTCCCGTCTTCACGCCAGAGAGCTTCCTGAAGTTCTTGTGGCGCTATGTACACCGCAAGTAGCTTCACACCGCCACGAGGGCCTGCCTTTGTGTGAGTTCTGGAGGTTCAAACCCATGCTTGTGTAGCAGGTGATCTACTCAGTGAACCTCCTCCCCACTCACATTCAGATGCCTTTTAACCATGGGATCTGTTGGGGAGTGTTTAGAAATACAGGTTCCGGAGCCAGACTCTCTGACTGGCATCTTAGTCCTACTCCTATGTTCTGTGGCAATCCGCACATGCCTCAGTATTCCCGTGTTTAAAATGGGGCGTTTTCATCCTACTGGTGTCTCAGTGTTGTTACTGCAACAAAATGCGGTAAAATAGATGGAGGACACTAGGGCCAGGGTTGCTAGAAGTGTTTGCTTTTCAGATTTGTTTTGCATTAGGGATGTTCAGCCTGTAACATCAAATACATTTCGCTGCCAAATCTGAAAGCTCCCTGAGTAATGACACGGTACAATAGCTGAAAAATTCCACACGTAGCCTCTTGCGACAGGTTCAAGCCAAAACAGAGGTACGCTAAACATCGTCCAGGAATGCCTTTAGGCCCTTGTTTCAGTTGTGACAGACACACAAGTAAAGTTTGTGTGTAGACCTGGATCCCATCTCCAGGATATCTCATGCATATGTAAATATTccgagttgttttttgttttgttttgttttgtttttaaatctgaaaTCCAAAACAGTCTGTTCCCAGGCATTACAGGTAAGGGATACTCAACCTCTGTTATTACAATGTCACGGAATTAAGAGGTACTTCCGGGCTGCAGAGCTGACCCAGGAAGTAAAGCGCTTGCTGTGTAAGCAGAAAGAGTTCTAATCTCTGGCACCCATGTAACAGCCATGAATGGCAGCACCGGAGAGAGGAGCACTCCACGACCGGCCAGTCTAGAGCTATCCCAGAATCTGCAAACCTCTCCACAGGCCAGGGCCGGTCAGGTATTTGGAGCCCACATAATGACATTCTTTGTAAATCTCATTTCTAGGGCCGAGTTTGAAAAGATCTGCAGAAAGGAGGTGAAACCACCAGGGATAGTGATCATGAGAGACGTGACCATTGCAAAACTGGACCACACACTAAGTGAGAACGTGGTTTCCAAGATCCAGGATTTCCAAGAAGACGAGGAGCTCTTTCGATACTGCACCCTCCCGGAGGTGAGAACCGGGCCTGCCTTCAGGCTGACGGGCCAGTAGTCTGCAAGGCTGCCTCCGGCGCCTGCTCAGTTTGCTCCAGATGGCCCTGCCCCTTTCCCCGTGGGCTTCCTAGCTGTGTGCCTCCACCCAGTTCCTTTCTGCAGAGGGTGCTGGGATGAGACTCCTCAGCGAAGGTGACAGCCCCACGCTGGCCATTGACAGCACCTGGCGGCATTGCTGCTTGTCATCATTGGGTTGCAGGGAGCTAATGGCTTCTAATGGGTTGATGTCCCCGATGCTACTAATGGGACCCAGAAATTTGCTAATGCACAGAGGAGCCCCAGGTCCAAAGAGAGAATTATCTCACCCCAAGCTATCCATGATTGGCAGACTTTCCTATGCATTGTGTTCATTGTTGACGCCAGAGTGTCAGCACTTACAAAGCTATGACTGTAATGGCTCTGGCCAGTAGAGGTATGAGATTAGGGTTTTGTTTGTacgtttgtttgcttgctttgttttgtgtttttgtttttttggtgttgCTGACCCAACTCAGGGCCTTGTATACCCTAGTCAAGTTGTCTGCCCCGACCCTTTTAGGTTCTGAAATATGTAGAGTGTTTCACTGGACCCAGTGTATATACAGTCATACACATAGCGCTAATGTACCCTCGAGTGTAACCCCGAGGTGCACTGCTAGCCCTGCATTTCTGTTGTCAACTTCCTGTTGTTGTTTTAGACCGGTCTTACTCTGTCTAACACTGACCCTGAACGCAAGACTCTTCCGCCTCGGCTTGTTCTGCCACCGTGGTTTTTCTGTAGATCATTGTATGCCATTTGCTTGTACTTCTGATTTCCTACGAAGTTAATTTTACTGCTTTTTTTATTCCTTAGATTCTGAAACATGTGGAGTGTTTCACTGGACCCAATATTATGGCTCTGCATGCAATGTTGATAAATAAACCTCCAGATTCTGGTAAAAAACTTGTATTTGTTTGACACAAAAGAAAAGTACTGTTAGATTAAATATGTAAAGCTGATGTTCAAACTCGGTCATATATACAACAATCAAGCTCTAGATGAAGGAatgtatatacttttatgtaaCTTAAAACAACTTACAACAACACTGAAGAGTAACAGGGATTTTACATAGTAACTATAAGGGTATCGCTAATAGTCCTGTAAGCTGTGGAGCTTAGCAAACAATACTTTGTATATTATAAACGTCTCCCAgtcaatgtgtttttgttttgttctgttctgttttggagacagggtttctctgtgtagtcctgggtgtcctggaactcactgtgtacaccATGCTTTTCAAACttggagatccccctgcctccttttccccagtgctgggattaaaggtgtgtgccaccactgcccagtgcaTCTaagtttttaaattcatttttaactatatgcatctgtgtgtgcatatgtgcccAGGTGCTGGCCCCTGTGCATGTGCTTCTGTGCACATGAGGGGTTGTGGATGTTGACAGTCTTGGTGGTCTCAGGAATGCTGTATATCTCCCTTGAGGCAGGATCTCCTGTTAGCCTGCAGCTTACCAATCAGGCCAGGTTGGATTCTCAGTGAGCCCTGAagtcctcctgtttctgcctcttctgtgatgggattacaagtatgcacaATAATGTCTGACAGTTTTACATGGcttctgttttagttagggttactgttgctgtgcTGAAGCACAGGGAccaaacttggggaggaaaggctttatttggcttacacttccacattacagtttgtcatcaaaggaagtcaggacagggactcaagcaaggcaggcacctggaggcaggagctgatgcagaggccgtggaggggtgctgctaagtggcttgctcctcatggcttactcagcctgctttctcatagaacccaggaccagcaaCCCAGGGGATGGCCccgcccacagtgagctgggccctcttcTGTTGATCactcattgagaaaatgtcctgcaGATGACTCTTCTGGAGGCTTTTTCCCAGTTGATGTTCCCTCCTTTCAAAAAACTCTAGCTTGTTCCAAGTTGGTGTAAACATAGCCAGTACAGGTGCTGAggactggactcaggtcctcatgcttgcaaggcaaacactttaccaactaagccatcaAAAGCTCTCAGCTGTTCTTAGCTGTGGCGTCATGGACTCTGCATCCCTAACCTGAAAACATTATTACGAGTAACAAAATTAAAGCTATTATTATAAATCACGCTTGAGTCTTTAAAGTGTCTTGTGCTTGCTTACATGTATATTCAAAGAACTGTCTACACCAGACATGGAATCCAGGTGTGTGCATTTTAATAACTAGCCCCAGAGACTATACTGCACTTGGCTCTTGACCCGTACTGAGACATCCTTTTGTCAGCAGCAGAAATCATCCACGAGAGATGTTTGCccttttcacttttccttctaacagcaGGACCAAAAACCACAATGTCACCATGTTTCTTCCTCTAAGACTAAGGGAGCAGATGGTTAGGGAACCAAAATCCCAGGCCAAAGCCAGGGAATGTGGCCATGACTGGATACACACTTCTCATCCCACTAAGGACAACTTCTGACACAACCTTCAGCCACATAAAAGGGGGGACTGGAACGTAGCTCTATATCATTTCCCTCACTTTCATTCATCCAGCTGGAGTGGGCTCCTTAGTGAATGCTTCCCTGTGACAAATCCCAAGCAGCACAGGAGTGAGGTGTGGCAGAGATGACGCTGTGTAACTGTGAGGAAGGAAGGCTCAGTGACCCTCCGGTGGGACCAGAAGAAAGCAGAAGATGCAGAGCCCTCATTGATACTTCAACTATTGCTTATCTCCTGAGACTGATTTTCTATCATGTTGTTTCATTTATTTGATTTTGGTAGATAGGTCAGTGttcagaattattattattttttttttagtgttccagattttcaggcaaatgataaAAGTCCAAGACTTCAGCAGTTTTTGTTGACAGTGGGTTCTGTTGCAGGCAAGAAGACATCCCGGCATCCCTTGCATCAGGATCTGCACTATTTCCCCATCCGGCCCAGTGACCGCATTGTGTGCGCCTGGACAGCCATGGAACACATTGACAGAAACAATGGTTGTCTGGTTGTGCTCCCAGGCACCCACAAAGGCACTCTGAAGCCACATGACTACCCCAAGTGGGAGGTAGGTCTGCGAAGTTGCTAAATCTGCGTGTGCATGAATGTGCgtccatgtgtatgtgcacattcatgtgtgtgcagggctgtgtgtgtatgtgtgcatttgtgtgtgtatacatcacGTGAATTCCTCAGGTGACTTCTAtctgttttaaattaaatttatttattaaatttacatctcagtcacagcctcctccctcctctcctcccagtcccaccttcccacactctgccttctttcccccatccccttctcctc includes:
- the Phyh gene encoding phytanoyl-CoA dioxygenase, peroxisomal isoform X1, which gives rise to MDCPRAGHRLRVVLGHLSGPSAPAIVAHPISGQASHASVYPQQFQYTLDNNVLSLEQRQFYEENGFLVIKNLVSDEDIQRFRAEFEKICRKEVKPPGIVIMRDVTIAKLDHTLSENVVSKIQDFQEDEELFRYCTLPEILKHVECFTGPNIMALHAMLINKPPDSGKKTSRHPLHQDLHYFPIRPSDRIVCAWTAMEHIDRNNGCLVVLPGTHKGTLKPHDYPKWEGGVNKMFHGIQDYEKDSPRMHLIMEKGDTVFFHPLLIHGSGRNRTQGFRKAISCHYGSSDCNYINVKGTSQENIEKEVTEIAGKKYIGLQNSIDFKDTWMFRARLVKGKRINL
- the Phyh gene encoding phytanoyl-CoA dioxygenase, peroxisomal isoform X2, giving the protein MKKQSRRYTLDNNVLSLEQRQFYEENGFLVIKNLVSDEDIQRFRAEFEKICRKEVKPPGIVIMRDVTIAKLDHTLSENVVSKIQDFQEDEELFRYCTLPEILKHVECFTGPNIMALHAMLINKPPDSGKKTSRHPLHQDLHYFPIRPSDRIVCAWTAMEHIDRNNGCLVVLPGTHKGTLKPHDYPKWEGGVNKMFHGIQDYEKDSPRMHLIMEKGDTVFFHPLLIHGSGRNRTQGFRKAISCHYGSSDCNYINVKGTSQENIEKEVTEIAGKKYIGLQNSIDFKDTWMFRARLVKGKRINL